In Simplicispira sp. 125, one DNA window encodes the following:
- a CDS encoding sn-glycerol-3-phosphate import ATP-binding protein UgpC, translating into MASISLRNIIKRYGHGPKANQVIHGVSAEVGDGEFVVIVGPSGCGKSTLLRMVAGLEEVSGGEIAIGSRVVNNLEPAQRDIAMVFQNYALYPHMSVFDNMAYGLKIAKVPKDEIKTRVDKAAKILELGHLLERKPRELSGGQRQRVAMGRAIVRQPQVFLFDEPLSNLDAKLRAQTRLEIQKLHRELGITSLFVTHDQVEAMTLAQRMIVMNGGHMEQFGTPEEVYHQPASVFVASFIGSPPMNLLRHAPGARPGTLLGIRPEHLDVGTDGWEVTVDTVELLGAERLIYARVDGEPLIVRVEEGTHAPQPGDILHVAPRENRLHWFNTETGKRL; encoded by the coding sequence ATGGCATCTATTTCTCTGCGCAACATCATCAAACGCTACGGCCATGGGCCCAAGGCCAACCAGGTGATCCACGGGGTCAGCGCCGAAGTAGGCGATGGTGAATTCGTTGTCATCGTCGGGCCGTCCGGTTGCGGCAAATCGACCTTGTTGCGTATGGTGGCCGGGCTGGAGGAAGTCTCGGGCGGCGAGATCGCCATCGGCAGCCGCGTGGTCAACAACCTGGAACCCGCCCAGCGCGACATCGCCATGGTGTTCCAGAACTACGCGCTGTATCCGCACATGAGCGTGTTCGACAACATGGCCTATGGCCTGAAAATCGCCAAGGTGCCCAAGGACGAGATCAAGACGCGGGTCGACAAGGCGGCGAAGATTCTGGAACTGGGCCATCTGCTCGAGCGCAAGCCGCGCGAGCTCTCCGGCGGCCAGCGCCAGCGCGTGGCCATGGGCCGCGCCATCGTGCGCCAGCCGCAGGTGTTTTTGTTCGACGAACCGCTGTCCAACCTGGACGCCAAGCTGCGCGCCCAGACCCGTCTTGAAATTCAGAAACTGCACCGCGAGCTCGGCATCACCAGCCTGTTCGTCACACACGACCAGGTCGAAGCCATGACGCTGGCGCAGCGCATGATCGTGATGAACGGCGGCCACATGGAGCAGTTCGGCACCCCTGAAGAGGTCTACCACCAGCCCGCCAGCGTCTTTGTGGCCAGCTTCATCGGCTCGCCCCCGATGAACCTGCTGCGCCACGCGCCGGGTGCGCGCCCTGGCACGCTGCTGGGCATCCGCCCCGAGCACCTGGATGTGGGCACAGACGGCTGGGAGGTCACGGTGGATACGGTGGAACTCTTGGGCGCCGAGCGCCTGATCTACGCCCGAGTCGATGGCGAGCCGCTCATCGTGCGCGTGGAAGAAGGCACGCACGCCCCCCAGCCCGGCGACATTTTGCATGTGGCCCCGCGTGAGAACCGCCTGCACTGGTTCAATACTGAAACCGGCAAACGCCTCTGA
- the ugpA gene encoding sn-glycerol-3-phosphate ABC transporter permease UgpA, with translation MEKRVLFRSAWLPWVLMAPQLVIISVFFFWPASQALLQSMQVQDAFGLSTEWVGFQNFLQLWDDPTYLASFKTTAWFSVLVAGLGIGISLVLAIFADRIMRGAMVYKTLLIMPYAVAPVIAGVLWVFIFSPSIGVATFGLRALGVDWNYLMNEGQAMTLIIIASVWKQISYNFLFFLAGLQSIPKSLIEAAAIDGAGPLRRFWNIQLPLLSPTTFFLLVINIVYAFFDTFGIIDATTSGGPGQSTSILVYKVYQDGFKALDLGGSAAQSVILMIIVVALTVVQFRYVEKKVQY, from the coding sequence ATGGAAAAACGTGTTCTTTTCCGATCGGCCTGGCTGCCCTGGGTGCTCATGGCGCCCCAGTTGGTCATCATCAGCGTGTTCTTTTTCTGGCCCGCCAGCCAAGCACTTCTGCAATCCATGCAGGTGCAAGACGCATTTGGGCTGTCCACCGAATGGGTGGGTTTTCAGAATTTTCTCCAGCTCTGGGACGATCCCACCTACCTGGCATCGTTCAAGACCACGGCCTGGTTTTCGGTGCTGGTGGCCGGGCTGGGCATTGGCATCTCGCTGGTGCTGGCCATTTTTGCCGACCGCATCATGCGCGGCGCCATGGTCTACAAGACGCTTTTGATCATGCCGTACGCGGTGGCACCGGTGATTGCGGGCGTGCTATGGGTGTTCATCTTCTCGCCCTCGATTGGCGTGGCAACGTTTGGCCTGCGCGCCCTTGGTGTGGACTGGAACTACCTCATGAACGAGGGCCAGGCGATGACACTGATCATCATCGCCTCGGTGTGGAAGCAAATCTCCTACAACTTCCTGTTCTTCCTCGCCGGGCTGCAGTCCATTCCCAAATCTTTGATCGAAGCGGCTGCCATTGACGGCGCCGGCCCGCTGCGCCGGTTCTGGAACATCCAGCTGCCGCTGCTCTCGCCGACCACTTTCTTTCTGCTGGTGATCAACATCGTCTACGCCTTTTTCGACACCTTCGGGATCATCGACGCGACCACCTCGGGCGGCCCCGGGCAGTCGACCTCGATCCTGGTCTACAAGGTATACCAGGACGGCTTCAAAGCGCTGGACCTGGGCGGCTCGGCGGCGCAATCCGTGATCCTGATGATCATCGTGGTCGCCTTGACCGTGGTGCAGTTCCGCTATGTCGAAAAGAAAGTGCAGTACTGA
- a CDS encoding FAD/FMN-binding oxidoreductase: MNAPTALAALMAQAPEPVRLREIPYNYTSFSDREIVIRLLGEDAWGILQQLRQERLTGRSARMLYEVLGDIWVVQRNPYLQDDLLDNPQRRRQLVQALEHRLGEVQKRRTPESDAARDALVGGLLQAAGSAVQRFDASFEDVAQLRRKTRRVLGRLTAGDNIKFDGLSRVSHVTDATDWRVEYPFVVLTPDTEAEMAGLVKGCIELGLTIIARGGGTGYTGGAIPLTDRSAVINTEKLEAMTEVEMRRLPGLDHEVATIWTEAGVVTQRVADAAERGGYVFAVDPTSAEASCIGGNVAMNAGGKKAVLWGTALDNLASWRMVTPDAQWLEVTRLRHNLGKIHDAEMASFELQYFEADGKTLLRTERLDIAGTTFRKEGLGKDVTDKFLSGLPGIQKEGCDGLITSARWVVHRMPEHTRTVCLEFFGNAKDAVPSIVEIKDFMFAEQKRSGVVLAGLEHLDDRYLKAVGYATKSKRAGLPKMVLFGDIAGDDADAVARVTSEVVRIANSRSGEGFIAIQAEARKKFWADRKRTAAISRHTNAFKINEDVVIPLPRMAEYTDGIERINIELSLRNKLRLCAELDAFLRQGNLPLGPRGAGDVDTAAPELLEERVAEALDVVEQARQLWVGWLQGVQALFPQLQDHSLRASWKTQIRAPLQDIFSGDAFAPLLLECNAIHQRVLKGRVWVALHMHAGDGNVHTNIPVNSDDYEMLQTAHEAVARIMVLARSLDGVISGEHGIGITKLEYLTDEELRPFAQYKQRVDPQGHFNKGKLLRNKERVALDGKALEAKNTINSALLHADLTNAYTPSFGLMGHESLIMRQSDIGAIADSVKDCLRCGKCKPVCATHVPRANLLYSPRNKILATSLLVEAFLYEEQTRRGVSIKHWKEFEDVSDHCTVCHKCYNPCPVKIDFGDVTMNMRNLLRKMGKKTWRPGNTLAMAMLNATNPDTIKLLRAAMVGVGFKAQRIAVDLLRGISRRQTQRPPASVGPAPVKEQVIHFVNKKLPGGLPKKTARALLDIENKDYVPIIRNPAATTGDTEAVFYFPGCGSERLFSQVGLATQAMLWHAGVQTVLPPGYLCCGYPQRGSGMQDKADKMITDNRVLFHRVATTLNYLDIKTVVVSCGTCYDQLQGYEFDKIFPGSRIIDIHEFLLEKGITLPAGQGGYLYHEPCHNPMKQGDSMKTVRALVGDKVLKSERCCGESGTLGVTRPDISTQVRFRKEEEMRKGEAELRASGAVGAKDNVKILTSCPSCLQGLKRYEDDLQNGLLEADYIVIEMAKQILGENWLPEYVQRANQGGIERVLV; the protein is encoded by the coding sequence ATGAATGCTCCCACCGCGTTGGCCGCCCTGATGGCGCAGGCCCCCGAGCCCGTGCGTTTGCGCGAAATCCCCTACAACTACACAAGCTTCTCGGACCGCGAGATCGTCATCCGCCTGCTTGGCGAAGATGCCTGGGGTATCCTGCAGCAACTGCGCCAGGAGCGCCTGACGGGCCGCTCGGCCCGCATGCTGTATGAAGTGCTGGGCGACATCTGGGTGGTGCAGCGCAACCCCTACCTGCAGGACGACCTGCTCGACAATCCCCAGCGCCGCCGCCAGCTGGTGCAGGCCCTGGAGCACCGTCTGGGCGAGGTGCAAAAGCGCCGCACCCCTGAAAGCGACGCCGCCCGCGATGCGTTGGTGGGCGGCTTGCTGCAGGCCGCAGGCAGCGCCGTGCAGCGCTTTGATGCGTCCTTTGAGGATGTCGCACAGTTGCGCCGCAAAACGCGCCGTGTGCTGGGGCGCCTGACGGCCGGTGACAACATCAAGTTCGACGGCCTCTCGCGCGTGAGCCACGTGACCGATGCGACCGACTGGCGCGTCGAATACCCCTTTGTCGTTCTCACGCCCGACACAGAGGCCGAGATGGCGGGCCTGGTCAAGGGCTGTATCGAATTGGGCCTGACGATCATCGCGCGGGGCGGCGGCACGGGTTATACCGGCGGCGCCATTCCGCTGACAGACCGCAGTGCTGTCATCAACACCGAAAAACTCGAAGCCATGACCGAGGTGGAGATGCGGCGCCTGCCGGGTCTTGACCACGAGGTGGCCACCATCTGGACCGAGGCCGGCGTGGTGACCCAGCGCGTGGCCGACGCCGCCGAGCGCGGTGGCTACGTGTTTGCGGTGGACCCGACCAGCGCCGAGGCCTCGTGCATTGGCGGCAACGTCGCCATGAACGCGGGTGGCAAGAAGGCTGTTTTGTGGGGTACGGCGCTCGACAACCTGGCCAGCTGGCGCATGGTGACCCCGGATGCCCAGTGGCTGGAAGTGACGCGCCTGCGGCACAACCTGGGCAAGATCCATGACGCGGAGATGGCCAGCTTCGAGTTGCAATATTTCGAGGCCGACGGCAAGACCCTGCTGCGTACCGAGCGGCTGGACATTGCCGGCACAACCTTCCGCAAGGAGGGCCTGGGCAAGGACGTGACCGACAAGTTCCTCTCCGGGCTGCCCGGCATCCAGAAGGAGGGCTGTGACGGGCTGATTACCAGCGCCCGCTGGGTGGTGCACCGCATGCCCGAGCACACGCGCACCGTGTGCCTGGAGTTTTTTGGCAATGCCAAAGACGCCGTGCCCAGCATCGTCGAGATCAAGGACTTCATGTTCGCCGAGCAAAAGCGCTCGGGCGTGGTGCTGGCCGGCCTGGAGCACCTGGACGACCGCTATCTGAAAGCCGTGGGTTATGCCACCAAGTCCAAGCGCGCCGGCTTGCCGAAAATGGTCTTGTTTGGCGACATTGCCGGCGACGATGCCGATGCCGTGGCGCGCGTCACCAGCGAGGTGGTGCGCATTGCCAATTCGCGCAGCGGCGAGGGCTTCATCGCTATTCAAGCCGAGGCGCGCAAAAAGTTCTGGGCCGACCGCAAGCGCACGGCAGCCATCAGCCGCCACACCAACGCCTTCAAGATCAACGAAGACGTAGTCATCCCGCTGCCGCGCATGGCCGAATACACCGACGGCATCGAGCGCATCAACATCGAGCTGAGCCTGCGCAACAAGCTGCGCTTGTGCGCCGAGCTGGATGCCTTTTTGCGCCAGGGCAACCTGCCGCTGGGCCCCCGCGGCGCGGGCGATGTTGACACTGCCGCCCCCGAGCTGCTGGAAGAGCGCGTCGCCGAGGCCCTGGACGTGGTCGAGCAGGCCCGCCAGCTGTGGGTCGGCTGGCTGCAAGGCGTGCAAGCGCTGTTCCCGCAGCTGCAGGATCACAGCTTGCGCGCGAGCTGGAAAACGCAGATCCGCGCGCCGCTGCAGGACATTTTTTCGGGCGACGCCTTTGCGCCACTGCTGCTCGAGTGCAACGCCATTCACCAGCGCGTGCTCAAGGGGCGCGTGTGGGTGGCTCTGCACATGCACGCAGGCGACGGCAATGTGCACACCAACATCCCCGTCAACAGCGACGACTACGAGATGCTGCAGACCGCGCACGAGGCGGTGGCCCGCATCATGGTGCTGGCGCGCAGCCTGGACGGCGTGATCTCGGGCGAACACGGCATTGGCATCACCAAACTCGAATATCTGACCGACGAAGAATTGCGCCCGTTTGCGCAATACAAGCAGCGCGTGGACCCGCAGGGCCACTTCAACAAGGGTAAGTTGCTCCGAAATAAAGAGCGGGTAGCGCTTGATGGTAAAGCGTTAGAGGCTAAAAACACTATAAATTCAGCGCTGCTGCATGCCGACCTGACCAACGCCTACACGCCCAGCTTTGGCCTGATGGGGCATGAATCGCTGATCATGCGCCAGAGCGACATTGGCGCCATTGCCGACAGCGTGAAGGACTGCCTGCGCTGCGGCAAGTGCAAGCCCGTGTGCGCCACGCACGTGCCGCGTGCCAACCTGCTGTATTCGCCCCGCAACAAGATCCTGGCCACCTCGCTGCTGGTCGAGGCTTTCTTGTACGAGGAGCAGACGCGACGGGGTGTTTCCATCAAGCATTGGAAAGAGTTTGAAGACGTCTCCGATCATTGCACCGTGTGCCACAAGTGCTACAACCCCTGCCCGGTGAAGATCGACTTTGGCGACGTCACCATGAACATGCGCAACCTGCTGCGCAAGATGGGCAAGAAAACCTGGCGTCCCGGCAACACGCTGGCCATGGCCATGCTCAACGCCACCAACCCCGACACCATCAAGCTGCTGCGCGCCGCCATGGTGGGCGTGGGCTTCAAGGCGCAGCGGATTGCGGTGGATTTGCTGCGCGGCATCTCGCGCCGCCAGACGCAGCGCCCGCCCGCCTCGGTGGGCCCGGCGCCGGTCAAGGAGCAGGTGATCCACTTCGTCAATAAGAAGCTGCCGGGCGGACTGCCCAAGAAGACCGCGCGTGCGTTGCTAGACATCGAGAACAAGGACTACGTACCCATCATCCGCAACCCAGCCGCCACCACGGGCGACACGGAGGCCGTGTTCTATTTCCCCGGTTGCGGCTCCGAGCGCTTGTTCAGCCAGGTGGGTCTGGCCACCCAGGCCATGCTGTGGCACGCGGGCGTGCAAACGGTGCTCCCGCCAGGCTACCTGTGCTGCGGCTACCCGCAGCGCGGCAGCGGCATGCAGGACAAGGCCGACAAGATGATCACGGACAACCGCGTGTTGTTCCACCGCGTGGCCACCACGTTGAACTACCTCGACATCAAAACCGTGGTGGTCAGCTGCGGCACCTGCTACGACCAACTGCAGGGTTATGAGTTCGACAAGATCTTCCCGGGCAGCCGCATCATCGACATCCACGAATTCCTGCTCGAAAAAGGCATCACGCTGCCAGCCGGGCAGGGTGGCTACCTGTACCACGAGCCCTGCCACAACCCCATGAAGCAGGGCGACTCGATGAAAACCGTGCGCGCCCTGGTGGGCGACAAGGTGCTCAAGAGCGAACGCTGCTGCGGCGAGTCGGGCACGCTGGGCGTGACACGCCCCGACATCTCGACCCAGGTGCGCTTTCGCAAGGAAGAAGAGATGCGCAAGGGCGAGGCCGAACTGCGTGCCAGCGGCGCCGTGGGGGCGAAGGACAACGTGAAAATTCTCACCAGCTGCCCCAGTTGCCTGCAGGGCCTCAAGCGCTACGAAGACGATCTGCAAAACGGCCTGCTCGAAGCCGACTACATCGTCATCGAAATGGCCAAGCAAATCCTGGGCGAGAACTGGCTGCCCGAATACGTGCAGCGCGCCAACCAGGGCGGCATCGAGCGCGTCCTCGTATGA
- the ugpB gene encoding sn-glycerol-3-phosphate ABC transporter substrate-binding protein UgpB: MKHRSLALCAAAALLASTAAQAQTEIQWWHAMTAVNNEWVNDLANQFNASQSEYKVIPTYKGTYDENMTAAIAAFRSGNAPHILQVFEVGTATMMASKGATVPVGKVMSDAGLAFDPKAYIPAVAGYYTAPSGQMLSFPFNSSTTVFYYNKDAFKKAGLNPDKAPATWPEVFDAAKKLKASGSTCPMTLAWMGWTQLESFSTWHNVEFATKANGLGGMDARLKIDSPLHVRHIDNLAKAAAAGEFVYKGRGSQAQASFVSGECAMIQTSSGFYGDVAKNAKFAYGLAPMPYYADVKGAPQNTVIGGASLWVMAGKKPAEYKGVAKFFDFLSQTKVQAASHQRTGYLPITLAAYDLTEKSGFYKDRPGTDVAVQQMIRKTTDKSRGIRLGNYVQIRTIEDEELEQVWSGKQTAKAALGNIVRRGDELLVRFERANKGK; encoded by the coding sequence ATGAAACACCGCTCCCTGGCCCTTTGCGCTGCCGCGGCCCTGTTGGCCAGCACGGCCGCCCAGGCACAGACCGAAATCCAGTGGTGGCACGCCATGACCGCTGTGAACAACGAGTGGGTCAACGATCTGGCCAACCAGTTCAATGCCAGCCAGAGCGAATACAAGGTCATCCCGACGTACAAGGGCACCTATGACGAGAACATGACCGCTGCCATTGCCGCGTTTCGTTCGGGCAATGCGCCGCACATCCTGCAGGTGTTCGAGGTGGGCACCGCCACCATGATGGCCAGCAAGGGCGCCACCGTGCCCGTGGGCAAGGTGATGAGCGACGCGGGCCTGGCCTTCGACCCCAAGGCCTACATCCCCGCCGTGGCCGGCTACTACACGGCGCCCAGCGGCCAGATGCTGAGCTTCCCGTTCAACAGCTCCACCACGGTTTTTTATTACAACAAAGACGCTTTCAAGAAGGCCGGTCTGAACCCGGACAAAGCCCCCGCAACCTGGCCTGAGGTGTTCGACGCGGCCAAGAAACTCAAGGCCAGCGGCAGCACCTGCCCGATGACGCTGGCCTGGATGGGCTGGACGCAGCTCGAGAGCTTCTCCACCTGGCACAACGTCGAGTTCGCTACCAAGGCCAACGGCCTGGGCGGCATGGATGCGCGACTCAAGATCGATTCGCCCCTGCACGTGCGCCACATCGACAACCTGGCCAAGGCGGCCGCAGCGGGCGAGTTCGTCTACAAAGGCCGGGGCTCGCAGGCGCAAGCGTCATTCGTCTCAGGCGAATGCGCCATGATCCAGACGTCTTCGGGCTTCTATGGCGATGTGGCCAAAAATGCCAAGTTCGCCTATGGCCTGGCACCCATGCCCTACTACGCCGACGTGAAGGGCGCACCGCAAAACACCGTGATCGGCGGTGCCAGCCTGTGGGTGATGGCGGGCAAGAAGCCTGCCGAGTACAAGGGTGTGGCCAAGTTCTTTGACTTCCTGTCGCAGACCAAGGTACAAGCCGCCAGCCATCAGCGCACGGGCTACCTGCCCATCACGCTGGCCGCCTATGACCTGACCGAAAAGTCGGGCTTCTACAAGGACCGCCCTGGAACCGACGTAGCGGTGCAGCAGATGATCCGCAAAACGACCGACAAGTCACGCGGTATTCGCCTGGGCAACTATGTGCAGATCCGCACCATCGAGGACGAAGAGCTCGAACAGGTCTGGTCGGGCAAGCAGACGGCCAAGGCCGCATTGGGCAACATCGTGCGCCGGGGCGATGAGCTGCTGGTGCGCTTTGAGCGCGCCAACAAGGGAAAATAA
- a CDS encoding HIT family protein: MTVACLLCDTDGGQLVWRGAKLRVIRADEAGFPAFYRVVWNAHVAEFSGLSSADRQHCMDAVTVVEQALRDHLAPTKINLAALGNMVPHLHWHVIARFDWDSHFPAPVWVAAQRPRAMLQEDAVRERLPGLDASLRAKLGLALGA; encoded by the coding sequence ATGACGGTCGCCTGCCTCTTGTGCGATACCGATGGCGGCCAGCTCGTCTGGCGCGGTGCAAAGCTGCGCGTGATCCGCGCCGACGAAGCGGGTTTCCCGGCGTTCTACCGCGTGGTGTGGAATGCCCATGTGGCTGAGTTTTCGGGCCTGAGCAGCGCCGACCGCCAGCACTGCATGGACGCCGTCACGGTGGTGGAGCAGGCGCTGCGCGACCATCTGGCACCCACCAAGATCAACCTGGCCGCGCTGGGCAACATGGTGCCGCACCTGCACTGGCATGTGATTGCCCGCTTTGACTGGGATAGCCACTTTCCCGCGCCCGTGTGGGTGGCAGCGCAGCGACCCCGGGCCATGCTGCAGGAAGACGCCGTGCGCGAGCGCCTGCCGGGGCTGGATGCGTCTTTGCGCGCAAAGCTGGGGCTTGCACTGGGCGCTTGA
- the ugpE gene encoding sn-glycerol-3-phosphate ABC transporter permease UgpE, whose protein sequence is MIDRRPWLNVLSHAVMVFGVLIVAFPLYLAFIASTHTAQEIVQAPMPLLPGSNTWESYKAALLGSGKLGSNTTVAHMMWVSFVTAMVITIGKIAISLLSAFAIVFFRFRFKMLCFWAIFVTLMLPVEVRILPTYKVVADLGMLNSYAGLTLPLIASATATFLFRQFFLTVPDELVEAARMDGAGPMRFFKDVLVPLSKTSIAALFVIQFIYGWNQYLWPLLMTTSEDMYPVVIGIKRMVAGGGEAAIDWNVAMATAILAMLPPAFVVVLMQKWFVKGLVDTEK, encoded by the coding sequence ATGATTGACCGCCGCCCCTGGCTCAACGTTCTGTCGCATGCCGTCATGGTGTTTGGCGTGCTGATCGTGGCCTTCCCGCTGTACCTGGCCTTCATCGCCTCGACCCACACCGCGCAAGAGATCGTGCAAGCCCCCATGCCGCTGCTGCCGGGCAGCAATACGTGGGAAAGCTACAAGGCTGCATTGCTCGGATCGGGCAAGCTGGGCTCCAACACCACGGTGGCGCACATGATGTGGGTGAGCTTTGTCACCGCCATGGTGATCACGATCGGCAAGATCGCCATCTCACTGCTCTCGGCGTTTGCCATCGTGTTCTTCCGCTTTCGCTTCAAGATGCTCTGCTTCTGGGCCATCTTTGTCACGCTGATGCTGCCCGTGGAAGTGCGCATCCTGCCGACCTACAAAGTGGTGGCCGACCTGGGCATGCTCAACAGCTACGCAGGCCTCACGCTGCCGCTGATCGCGTCCGCCACCGCCACCTTCCTGTTCCGCCAGTTCTTCCTGACGGTGCCGGACGAGCTGGTGGAAGCCGCCCGCATGGACGGCGCAGGGCCGATGCGTTTCTTTAAGGACGTGCTCGTGCCGCTGTCTAAAACCTCGATCGCCGCGCTGTTCGTCATCCAGTTCATCTACGGCTGGAACCAGTACCTGTGGCCGCTCTTGATGACCACCAGCGAAGACATGTACCCGGTGGTGATCGGTATCAAGCGCATGGTCGCTGGCGGCGGCGAGGCCGCCATTGACTGGAACGTGGCCATGGCCACCGCCATCCTGGCCATGCTGCCACCGGCCTTCGTGGTCGTGCTCATGCAAAAGTGGTTCGTCAAGGGCCTGGTCGATACCGAAAAATAA
- the ugpQ gene encoding glycerophosphodiester phosphodiesterase, translated as MHTPWPYPRWIAHRGAGTLAPENTLAAFRLGAQHGYRMFECDAKLSHDDVPFLMHDATLTRTTNAALVLGAGASTTGGDHPWGQLAQLDAGRWHGRQYAGEPLPLLSNIACFCLANRYFLNIEIKPTPGQEEITGRVVGEHAAQLWHGQAVPPLLSSFQPEALAGAQATAPHIPRALLVDTWWDGCLDMARQRGCVALVCNHALWDAALVRQVHGLGLRCLSYTVNDEWAAQRLIALGTDGIITDRVDLFSPAD; from the coding sequence ATGCATACACCGTGGCCCTACCCCCGCTGGATCGCCCACCGTGGCGCTGGTACGCTGGCTCCTGAAAACACCCTGGCCGCCTTCCGCCTGGGAGCCCAGCACGGCTACCGCATGTTCGAGTGCGACGCCAAACTCTCCCACGACGACGTGCCCTTTTTGATGCACGACGCCACCCTCACGCGCACCACCAACGCCGCCCTGGTGCTGGGTGCCGGTGCCAGCACCACCGGTGGCGACCATCCCTGGGGCCAGCTGGCGCAGCTGGATGCGGGCCGCTGGCATGGACGCCAGTACGCAGGCGAGCCGCTGCCCCTGCTTTCGAACATCGCATGCTTTTGCCTGGCCAACCGTTATTTCCTGAACATCGAGATCAAGCCCACGCCCGGGCAGGAAGAAATCACCGGTCGCGTGGTGGGCGAGCATGCGGCGCAACTGTGGCACGGGCAGGCCGTACCACCGCTGCTGTCATCCTTTCAACCCGAGGCCCTGGCCGGCGCCCAGGCCACGGCACCGCACATCCCCCGTGCGCTGCTGGTTGACACATGGTGGGACGGTTGCCTGGACATGGCCCGGCAGCGCGGCTGCGTGGCCCTCGTGTGCAACCACGCGCTGTGGGACGCCGCCCTGGTGCGCCAGGTGCACGGCCTGGGCCTGCGCTGCCTGAGCTATACGGTGAACGACGAATGGGCCGCGCAGCGCCTGATCGCCCTGGGCACCGACGGCATCATCACCGACCGGGTGGATCTTTTCAGCCCGGCCGACTGA
- the serA gene encoding phosphoglycerate dehydrogenase, whose protein sequence is MGPTSLDKSKIRFLLLEGLHPSALQVLRNAGYSQIESLSGALPQEELIERIAEVHFIGIRSRTQLTAEVLAHANKLVAIGCFCIGTNQVDLKAARDRGIAVFNAPYSNTRSVAELVLAEAILLLRGVPEKNAVAHRGGWLKSADNAFEVRGKTLGIVGYGAIGSQLSVLAEALGMQVQFHDVVAKLPLGNARQAAGLPELLATSDIVTLHVPELPSTQWMMGAAEIAAMKQGAILINASRGTVVEIEPLAQALKDGKLLGAAVDVFPVEPRSNKDEFVSPLRGLDNVILTPHIGGSTLEAQANIGLEVAEKLVKYSDNGTTISSVNFPEVALSAQRGKHRILHVHRNVPGVMAEINRVFSDNHINVAAQSLQTNEAIGYVVIDIDAASSELALQKLQQVPNTLRCRVLF, encoded by the coding sequence ATGGGCCCCACATCGCTGGATAAAAGCAAAATCAGGTTTCTTCTGCTCGAAGGCCTGCACCCTTCCGCACTGCAGGTGCTGCGCAACGCGGGCTACAGCCAGATCGAGTCCCTCTCTGGCGCACTGCCGCAGGAGGAACTCATCGAGCGTATTGCTGAGGTGCACTTCATCGGCATCCGGTCGCGTACGCAGCTGACGGCCGAGGTGCTGGCGCATGCGAACAAGCTGGTGGCCATCGGGTGTTTTTGCATTGGCACCAACCAAGTCGACCTGAAGGCCGCGCGCGATCGGGGCATTGCGGTCTTCAATGCGCCGTATTCCAACACCCGCTCAGTGGCCGAACTGGTGCTGGCCGAGGCCATCTTGCTGCTGCGCGGTGTGCCCGAAAAGAACGCCGTGGCGCACCGGGGCGGCTGGCTCAAGTCGGCCGACAACGCCTTCGAGGTGCGTGGCAAGACGCTGGGCATCGTCGGCTATGGTGCGATTGGCTCGCAGCTGTCGGTGCTGGCCGAGGCACTGGGCATGCAGGTGCAGTTCCATGACGTGGTGGCCAAGCTGCCCTTGGGCAATGCACGCCAGGCCGCAGGGCTGCCGGAGTTGCTGGCAACCAGCGATATCGTGACTTTGCACGTGCCCGAGTTGCCCTCGACGCAGTGGATGATGGGCGCCGCCGAGATTGCGGCCATGAAGCAGGGCGCCATCCTCATCAACGCCTCGCGTGGCACCGTGGTCGAGATCGAGCCCCTGGCCCAGGCGTTGAAAGACGGCAAGCTGCTGGGCGCAGCCGTGGACGTGTTCCCGGTCGAGCCGCGCAGCAACAAGGACGAGTTTGTCTCGCCCTTGCGCGGCCTGGACAACGTGATTCTCACGCCGCACATTGGAGGCTCCACGCTGGAGGCGCAGGCCAACATCGGCCTGGAAGTGGCGGAAAAACTCGTCAAATACAGCGACAACGGCACCACCATCTCGTCGGTCAACTTCCCCGAAGTGGCCTTGTCGGCGCAGCGCGGCAAGCACCGCATCCTGCATGTGCACCGCAACGTGCCGGGTGTCATGGCCGAAATCAACCGTGTATTTTCTGATAACCACATCAACGTGGCCGCGCAGTCCTTGCAGACGAACGAAGCCATTGGCTATGTGGTGATCGACATCGATGCTGCCTCGTCCGAGCTGGCGTTGCAAAAGCTGCAGCAGGTGCCCAACACGCTGCGCTGCCGCGTGCTGTTCTAG